The Bacillus oleivorans genomic sequence CATAATCCGGATAAAACAAAAATGGGTCGGTTACGACAAATGCTAGTTCTGAAGTATTTACAGACTGGAGGATTAAAAACACCTGATCGTCAGTTAGTGGCAATAATACAAATTCTGTTTCATCTTCAAATCCTGGGATTCCTTTTGGAAACTGAATCACTTCAGACGCATTTACTTCTCTTTCACCATGATATCTGGTTACTAACTTCATTTACACTCATCCTTTATATAGTGGTTTCAAATCCAATTCCAGCATTTGTAAGATTAACGAAATCAATTTTTACATCTGGGTATTGTTCCAGTTGATAGGTAACAGAACCAGGTTTATAGGAAATGATAGGTTTTTGAGGTGTAATATTGATTACAGGTTCTCTCGGCTGAGCTTGAATCTCAACATCACCGGGCTCATAATTGATTTTTACACTAAAATGGGACGGAATCCAGCCAATATTGTAGTTTAATGTTTCAGGTTTTACCTTCTGATAGGCAATGTTTGCTATAGCGTTCCCGCCATTTTCAATTTTCATCAGCTGGTTGCCTTCTTGAGCACGACGGGCAATTCCCTCTAACCAAGCTTGTTTGCCTTCTTGGGCAAAAATCTCAATCGACCGTAAGGGGGAATAGAGTTTCATGTCTTCCCATGCTTGTGTTTGGTCAATGGTTAATTTCCCTTTTCTAGTCTCTATATTCAATTCTGCTTGAGGCTGCCTAATTTGAACATCTGCTTGAGGCTGTTCAATTTCCTGAATGGCATCATTCGTGTGAATATTTACTATCACCGGTTGACTCTCTATTCGAATTTGTGGAAGCTGCAATCGTTTAACCTCCTTTAAGAATAAAAGCTATTCAGTTAAGAATAGCTTTTATCGTAAAAAGTCTAACAATGTTGGTTGAATGATTCTGGATCCAACTCCAAGTGCAGCACGGTGCACACTTTCTTGTACCATCAAATCGGTGATAACCCGTTCAATATCAACGTCCTCATTATCAGATAGAATCTTATTAGCCATTACTTCTTGCTGACCGATGCGAGACTCAACCATTTCCAGACGATTGTAACGAGCACCCAGTTCTGACCGTTCTGCATTGAGAGTCTCTAAATGTCCGTCTAAGTCACCTAAAAGTTGATCTAAATCACCAGTTCCCGTTCCTTTTAGGGTATCTTCAATAGACTGAATCGTATCAAATAAACCTTGACTAAATATATTTTGAGCGTTTACGTTTGCAGTTAAACGAACACCATTTGAAATCTCTACTTGGTATGGTTCAGTATTTATTGAAACTTGAATTCCTAATACCGGGTCATTTTTTACCGGAGCTATATCTACATCTGTTCCGTTAAAAATATATCTCCCAGAAACTTTTGTATTGGCAACGGACATAATATCTAGCTTCATTTGCTCAATTTCTTTAGAAACAGCTTGCTTGTCATCTTCACTTAATGTCCCGTTTTTCCCCTGAATCACAAGCTCACGAATCCTTTGCAATGCACTATTCGTTTGATCAATACCTGCTTCAGAGTTATCCATCCATAAATAGACTTCTGAAAGATTACGCTGGTACTGCTCAATTTGACCAAGATTGGAGCGATAGTTCATGCCCTTCATCGCAACAACAGGATCATCGGATGGGCGGCTAATTTTATTCCCAGTAGATAGCTGATCCTGATACTTACCTAATCGAGCATAGCTTTCGCTTAAATGTCGGAGTGAGTTATTCGCTAGCATGCTTTGTGTAATTCTCATTTCCTATCCGCCTACCTTCCGCCAGTTCCCATACCGTTAATAATTTTATCAAGCATTTCATCGGTTAATGTAATCATTCTTGCAGCTGCATTATATGCATGCTGAAACTTAATCATGTTCGTCATTTCTTCGTCGAGGGATACAGAGCTTGCTGACATTCGTCGTTCTTCAACGGCTTGTCTTAAAACTCCGCTGTTTTGTGATAAGCGAGTCGCTTCTTGAGATTCAACAGCCATATCGCCAATTACCGATTCGTAATAGGTACGTAAACTGGCTTTCTCATTATTTAAACCGTAATCAAAATCTACATTAAAAACATCCGCTAGGTTTAAAACGTTTGTCATGTCACCAAGGTCTGCTTCTGCTTGCCCGTCAGGTGCTCCAGGATTCGTCTGCACAGCATTGGCGATATTATCTAAACTGTCCAAAATTTCTTGGGAGATACCGATTCGTGAAGCAAATCCATCTCTACTAGTAATTGCTCCATTAACATCTACATTATCGGCAAAGAAGTTAATGTTACTATTAGTCTTTGCAGCTATTTCATTCGGACCCATACCAGCCGCATGAACCTTATTGAACTCAGTCGCAAACGTAAAAGCTAAGTTATCAAGCTCTGCTAACATTTTAGGGAAAGTACCAGCTTCCAATCCTGCAGCATCCTGATAACCAAACCCCTCAATCAATCCCTTCAACTGCCCTTGCGAATCAAAATCCGTAAAAGCAATCTGCTTGCCGCCTACTTTTACAAAATCAACCGATCCATTCGGACCGCCGAATGTAATATCAATCTCATTGTAACCTGCAGGTCCGACTAACACTGCCATATCTCCGCCTGCTTCGTTTGCAAGTTTCACTACAGCTTGTCCCATTGCACCAGGGGCTGGGTCACCACCTGATTCAACGTAATCTACATTGATCTTAACCATGGACGAAAGCTCATCGATTAATAAATCACGTTTATCATATAAATCATTCGGCAAATATCCATGCGGCTCAACACTGGCAATCTGTGCGTTCACCTGCGAAATTTGATCGAGCAAGGAATTAACCTTATCCTTCGCAATCCCAATCTCAGTTTTTAAGTCAGTTTTGATCCCATTTAATGAATCAGATAAATAATTAAACGTCTCAGCTAAAGCAATCCCGCGCTGGCGCACTACCGAACGAGCCCCAGCATTGGTCGGGTTCACCGCTAAATCCTGCAGCGACTGCCAGAATTGATCGATCGTATGAGATAAACCAGACTCAGACGGTTCATTCAAGATTTCTTCCATCTTTTGCAGGGCGTCTGCCTTAGTGCCCCAGTATCCGACTTTGGAGTTTTCTCCGCGGTACTGTACATCAAGAAAAGATTCCCGAATTCGCTGAATCGAACCCGCTTTAACACCAGATCCGAGCTGCCCTGGATAGTCTGGTCGGTTCATCGCTGCGGATGGATATGGTTCGGTTTGCGTAAACTCTACCCGCTGTCTGGAGTAGCCTGGTGTATTAGCATTGGCAACGTTATGTCCGGTTGTATAGAGCGCGCTTTGCTGGGTGAACATCGCACGCTTTGCCGTTTCAAGTCCGTGAAAAGTAGAAGGCATTGCTGTTCCTCCTTAATGGTTTAGTCCAAATCTATGCTTTAGTCTGAAACATCCCAGCAGGGACGGTAACTTTCGGTTTATGTCCTTTAGGAGGACCGTAATTAATCGATTCTTCCTTTGGCCGAAAAAGATTTAAGCTCACATGGATAAATTGTAAAGATTGCTGAATGAGCTCATAGTTTAAATTATTTTGAATCTCAATTTGCGCAATCACTGCCTTCAATCTTTCTTTTAAATTACTAAGTCTATCTTGCTGCTCATGAGAAAGATAGGGAAGGCAATCCTCTAATGCAGGATTTTCCACCAAAGGAACAATTGTTTGAGAAGCGGCTTGTCTTTCCTTTTCCGCACGGTCTAGTTCCAGAATCAATTTTTGTTCTTGTTTCAAAATTTGCTGGAGGTTCTCCATGTCGCCTTTTTTCACTGCTTCAGTTTTTTGTTGGGATAAGGCTAGTAATTCTTCATGAAGCTGAAGCATTTTTTCTAGTTGGGTCTGCAATGCTTGCTCAGACATGGTCTTCCCTCCCTTTCATTAGTTCTTATGGTTTCTGAAAAAATCAACTAAACTTTTAGCGACTTTTTCAGGCTCGACTTTATAAGTACCATTTTGAATTTGTGTTTGAATCGCTTCGATTTTTTTCTGACGGTCCACCACAAAAGTAGACTGCTGTTGAAGCTCTTTCGCTGTATGAGAAATTTCAATTTTATCAGAACCTTTTGGCTGCTGCTTAAGGATAGACTCTTGCTTGGCAATTGTCTGCTTATAAGGATTCATCCCCGGAGATCCAAAGTTGTGTATTTTCAAAGTTATTACCTCACTTTCTTATTCGAAAGCACTTTTCTATCTCTATTATCGGACAATTACTCAGGATGTTTATATATTTTTTAATTACAGTTTAGTGACAATGATTACCATAAAAAAACAAGGGAAGCGTTCAGTTGTCGCTTCCCCTCAAGTTATTTCCTTTTTTCATTAGTGTGATATGTAACAGTTCTTTCTCGCTTCTCTTTTTCCTCTATCCGTTCCTGTTCCTTTTTCAATTCTTCTATTTGGGAGCGCAATTTAGTTTGACAGTTATTACATAGTTTCCCCTCGCGGATTGGTGTGCTGCATTTTTCACAAGGATATGTGAGACTAGGAAATTTGCTTAACTGAAGTCTGCCTTTTTTTATAAATTTTATAATTTGTTTCTCAGGTACTCCTGTTCCCTCAACCACCTGAACCAAAGTTGCTGTTCGATTTTCTCGTTGCCTAATAAATGTATAAACAGTTTCAAACTGCTTTTCTTCTTCCTTAAAGCATTCATCACAAACATCCCTAAACGCACTCTTTACAAAAAGCTTGTCGCAATTCGGACAATTAGATAGTTCTGGCATATTAGTCCCCCTGTTTGTTTCTCCCATCTTCTTGGTTTCTATTATACTGACAAGCTTTTATTTTGGCGAGTGTCTGATAGATTAACCCCTGGCGATAGTTAGAGATAGAACCTCTTTTGCACCGTAATATTTGAGAATTTTGGCGGCGTGACGGATAGTTGCGCCAGTGGTGTAAATATCATCGAGAATAAGAACAGATTTGTCTGTGATTGATTGGTCGCTGCTCCATTGAAATATATTCTCTTGAAGGAGCCGTTCATCTCTTGCTTTTTTGGATTGTTTTTCACTGTGCTGGCGTGTTAAAAGTGAGGAGAATGTAAGACCCCCCGCTTCTATTAAAATCCCTTCTGCTTGATTGAAACCACGCTCTTGCAGCCGCTCTTTTGAAAGTGGAATTGGCACAATCAAGTCTGGCTTCAACTGTTTTATTTTAAGATTTATGCCTCTTTTAAAAATGTTTGCCAGTGCATAGTCACCGCGAAATTTGTATTGACTAATAATCTCTTTTAAAAACTCATTGTACAGGAAGAGTGATTCATTTATTCTAAGGACTCCCTTCCATTCGGGATCTTCCTCCCATCTAAAGCAGTCATAGCAAATGTGACCTTTCCGATAGGCTGGAGCTAGCATAGCTAACGGCCGAGAACATGTAGCACATAATTCTCCTGATAGTGGTTCCAATTTTTCTTCACAATCCCCGCATAAAACAGAATGATCCCCATAAACAAGGGCGGTCCACGATGCTTCGGTCTGTCGTTTTTGATGACAGAATAAACAATCCGGATAACGCAGCTGCTGAAAAAGATCAGTGATCATGTTCATAATAAATACCCCTCCTTTTTCGCAAGCCGGTTCATCTTTTCAATATGCTTCCTCGCCTTCACCATTTCTTCGGTTTTTCCATAGTGAAAAAAAGCGACCTCTCCACTTGGATAGACTGGACTTCTCCCGACTCTCCCCGCTATTTGCACAAGAGCACTTTCGGTAAAAATCCGCTCCTCTGCACCAAGCACGGCAACATCCAGATTCGGAAAAGTTACTCCTCTTTCTAAAATCGTCGTTGTTAAAAGCATCGGGGTTGTATGGTCGCGCATGGCCTGAACTTTTTCTTTCCGATTTGGATCTTCCGCATGGACAGCTTCGATCTTAGGGTGAAGGGATTTAAATTGCGGGAGAGCTTCTTCCATCAGCTTGATATGCGGGAAAAAGAGGAGAATTGGCTTTTCAGATTTAAGGCGCGAGTTAATCCATTTGAGTAAGGTGGCCGGGATTTGATTTCGTTGGAGCACCTTCTTCCAGTTTCCAATCCAGTAAAAGGTCGGAACCGGTAAAGGATGGCCATGATAACGAGCTGGGATTTGTACTGAGGGCAAACTGCCTTTTCTTGCGTTAGATTGGAAAGTGGTATTGGGAGTGGCGCTTAAATAAATCGTAGAGGATCCTTCTTTCTGCGCTTTTTTTACTGCATGCTGAAGGGTTTCATCAGCAGAAAAGGGGAAGGCATCGACTTCATCAATAATTACAGTGTCAAAGGCTTTTTCAAACCGATAAAGCTGATGCGTGGTGGAGACAACAAGCGGAGAAAATACATGTCGGTCCTCACTTCCTCCATAAAGGCCGACTACTTTAGTATCCGGAAAAGCAGCTTGCAGCCTCGGCAACAGTTCAAGTACCACATCCGTTCGAGGAGTCGCAACGCAAACTCTTTCTCCCAGTTGCAGTGCCGCCTCGATTCCCTGAAACAAAATCTCCGTCTTCCCCGCTCCGCAAACCGCCCAAACGAGCAGGTTACTCTTTGATTTCACAGCTTCAACCACTTTGTTCGCGGCATTTTGTTGGGCTGGCGACAGTTCACCTTCCCATTGAAGACTAAAAGGTTCCTTTAAGGGTTCTTGCCCTCTCCATGTATAAAGAGAACTGCACGCCGATACCCGTCCCATCCTTATACAAGCACGGCAGTAAGCACATTCCTTCCCACACCGGGCACACGGCATTTTATAAAATAATGATCTTTTCTTGTTGCCGCAGCGATTACAGTGGTATGAGCCACCTTGCTCAGTCACACCTGGTTTTAAAGCAACCAATCCTTCTTGTTTAGCTTCATTTAAAACCGTTTCGAATTCTGCTAACTCTTCCTTTAATAACACCCTTCCTGATAAAAACAACTGAAGATCTTCAAATTTCTGGGGAACGTTCAATTTAACATCTCCTTGAGGGTTAATTTTTTTAATAGGGGAAATGCGAGGATACAAAAAGGCAAACCAAATAAATGAGTTTGCCTTTTCATAGAGGTTGTTATTTTTTCATCCAGCCCAGACCCATGGCACCCTCACCTAAGTGGGTTCCGATAACAGGTCCAAAATAACTGATCATGAATTCTACATTCGGATAAAGCTGCTGCAGCTCTTTCATCCATTCCTTCGCTTCATCTTCGCGGTTCGCGTGGATAATAACGGCCTGAAGCGGCTCACCCTTATTCGCATCTTCGCCTAGAAGCTCAGTAATTCGCTTCATCGCTTTCTTGCGAGTCCGAATTTTTTCAAACGGAACGATCTTCGTATCAACAAAATGAAGCAAAGGTTTGACCTGTAGCAGGCTTCCAATCAAAGCTTGCGCACCTGACAGTCTTCCGCCTCTTTGCAGGTGGGAAAGATCATCAGCCATGAAGTATGCTTTCTCTGTCTTTTTCAAATACTCCAGACGATCGACAATTTGTTCAGGCTCGGCACCTTGTTGAGCAAGCTTTGCTGCCTCAATCGCATAGAACCCCTGAACCATACAGCTTGTTTCCGTATCAAAAGGGTACACTTTAATGCCTTCTACCATATTTCCGGCTGAAACGGCACCCTGGTAGGTCCCGCTAATCCCGCTTGATAAATGGACACTGACGATTGCATCATAATCCTTGGCAAGCTTTTCAAACAGCTCAACAAACTCCCCAACAGATGGCTGCGAGGTCGTCGGCAGCCTGTCTGACCGCTTTACCATTTCATAAAAATCATTCACATGAATTTCTAATTCTTCCCGGTACACCTCATCACCAAAGATAACGCTGAGCGGAATGTACTGAATGTTATACTGCTCACGAAGCTCCTTCGGTAAATAAGCCGTTGTATCCGTGACGACTACAGTTTTCATCGCTCTACCTTCCTTTTAGGTACTATTTTAAAAAATCATTTTGTGCTTGAAGGAAGGGCAAAAAAAAGAAAATAAAAAATAAAAAGTCCGTGTATGCCCGCTCCATCCTTCATTCAACTAATCTCTATTATTTTATATAAAAATAATCAAAAATGCATCAAACTCTTTCATTCTTGGAAAACTTCTCTATTTCTTGCTGAAATCCTTCTGGAAAAAGAAATTTTGAATGCGGACCCACATAACCGGCGTAGAGCGGCACATTAACCATGCAGGTTGGAGCATATCCGACGTGGAGCGTCACATAAACTATGCAGGTTGGCACGTATCCGGCGTAGAGCGGCACATTAACCATGCAGGTTGGCACATATCCGGCGTAGAGTGGCACATAAACCATGCAGGTTGGCACATATCCGGCGTAGAGCGGCACATAATCATGCTGGTTGGCACATAGCCGGCGTAGAGCGGCACATTAACCATGCAGGTTGGCACATAACCGGCGTAGAGCGGCACATTAACCATGCAGATTGGCACATAGCCGGCGTAGAACCGCACATAAACCATGCAGGTTGGCACATAGCCGACGTGGAGCGGCACATAAACTATGCAGATTGGCACATAGCCGACGTGGAGCGGCACATAAACTATGCAGGTTGGCACATATCCAGCGTAGAGCGGCACATTAACCATGCAGGTTGGCACATAGCCGGCGTAGAGCGGCACATATACCATGCAGGTTGGCACATAGCCGACGTAGTGCGGCACATTAACCATGCAGATTGGCACATAGCCGACATGGAGCTGCACATAAACTATGCAGGTTGGCACATATCATTCCGGACTCAGCAACCGATACCCAAATTTGAAACGCAAGAACCGTCCCCCCGTTTCACCCCTGTTTCAAGCCCGAACAAAAAAGACCGGTACAGAACACCACACAGTGTTCCATACCGGTCTCTCAAAAATCTGGACCTTGATTAACTTATAATCTATTAAACTACCTAACTTCCACCCAGCCATTTTTAATCGCCACAACCACGGCCTGTGTACGATCGTTTACATTCATCTTCTGCAGAATGTTACTTACGTGGTTTTTAACCGTTTTTTCACTAATAAATAGCGCTTCGCCGATACCGCGGTTGCTTTTACCGTCAGCCAGCATTTGCAGGACTTCGCATTCGCGGCGGGTTAACAAATGAAGCGGACGCTGAACTTCAGTGAAGTTCACCTGATAAGAAGAATCATCTTCTTCGGTTGCCAAGCGGCGGTATTCATTAACAAGGTTATGTGTAACCTTTGGATGGAGGTAAGAGCCGCCATCGGCTACGACTTTAACCGCTTCAATTAAAGCGTCTGCATCCATTTCTTTTAATAAGTATCCCATTGCACCTGTTTTTAATGCATGGGTTACGTATGTTTCATCATCGTGGATGGAAAGGATGATAACTTTTGCTTCTGGGCTCGCTTCAATCAATCGGCGAGTTGCTTCGACTCCATTAATATTAGGCATGTTGATGTCCATGATCACGACATCTGGTCTATGCTTTTGGACAAGCTCCAATGCGTCTTCTCCGTCGTCCCCTTCAGCAACGACACGGAAACTTGGTTCGAATTCTAGAATACGTTTTACACCTTCGCGGAAAAGTTGATGGTCATCGATAATTACTATGTTTGTCATGGAACCGGTTCCTCCTTATTTCCCATATCTCTATACGTAATTGGCTATTTCTAAGGGAACTTGGATTAAAACATGAGTGCCCTCTCCGATTTTGGAGTCGATCGAGAAGTTCCCCTCTAACAACTCGATCCTTTCTTTCATACCCATAATTCCAAAACTTGAATCCGATTTATGCTGATTAATATCAAAGCCTTTGCCATTATCTCGAATGGAGGCGTTTACCTTTCCGCATCTGAATTCAACCTTCACAGTAATTTCAGATGCCTCCGCATGCTTAATTGCATTTTGAATCGATTCCTGAATCATTCTAAATAAGGCAACTTCCAGTTTGGAAGGAAGGCGTTTTTCCTCGCCTATGAACGAAAAATTGATTTTGACCTTATTATAGTCTTCGACTGTATGTACATATTTTTTGAGGGTGGGGATCAAGCCTAGATCATCAAGTGCCATTGGCCGCAAATCATAAATGATTTTCCGGACTTCATAGAGGGCCGAACGAACCATTTGCTTTAAGCTTTTGATTTCATTGAGCGCTTCTTTGGCTCCTCTTTCCCGGAAAACCCGATCCACTAAATCTGATCGCATCAGGACATTCGCCAGCATTTGTGCAGGACCGTCATGG encodes the following:
- a CDS encoding DUF6470 family protein yields the protein MQLPQIRIESQPVIVNIHTNDAIQEIEQPQADVQIRQPQAELNIETRKGKLTIDQTQAWEDMKLYSPLRSIEIFAQEGKQAWLEGIARRAQEGNQLMKIENGGNAIANIAYQKVKPETLNYNIGWIPSHFSVKINYEPGDVEIQAQPREPVINITPQKPIISYKPGSVTYQLEQYPDVKIDFVNLTNAGIGFETTI
- a CDS encoding DEAD/DEAH box helicase codes for the protein MNVPQKFEDLQLFLSGRVLLKEELAEFETVLNEAKQEGLVALKPGVTEQGGSYHCNRCGNKKRSLFYKMPCARCGKECAYCRACIRMGRVSACSSLYTWRGQEPLKEPFSLQWEGELSPAQQNAANKVVEAVKSKSNLLVWAVCGAGKTEILFQGIEAALQLGERVCVATPRTDVVLELLPRLQAAFPDTKVVGLYGGSEDRHVFSPLVVSTTHQLYRFEKAFDTVIIDEVDAFPFSADETLQHAVKKAQKEGSSTIYLSATPNTTFQSNARKGSLPSVQIPARYHGHPLPVPTFYWIGNWKKVLQRNQIPATLLKWINSRLKSEKPILLFFPHIKLMEEALPQFKSLHPKIEAVHAEDPNRKEKVQAMRDHTTPMLLTTTILERGVTFPNLDVAVLGAEERIFTESALVQIAGRVGRSPVYPSGEVAFFHYGKTEEMVKARKHIEKMNRLAKKEGYLL
- a CDS encoding DegV family protein, translated to MKTVVVTDTTAYLPKELREQYNIQYIPLSVIFGDEVYREELEIHVNDFYEMVKRSDRLPTTSQPSVGEFVELFEKLAKDYDAIVSVHLSSGISGTYQGAVSAGNMVEGIKVYPFDTETSCMVQGFYAIEAAKLAQQGAEPEQIVDRLEYLKKTEKAYFMADDLSHLQRGGRLSGAQALIGSLLQVKPLLHFVDTKIVPFEKIRTRKKAMKRITELLGEDANKGEPLQAVIIHANREDEAKEWMKELQQLYPNVEFMISYFGPVIGTHLGEGAMGLGWMKK
- a CDS encoding sensor histidine kinase, coding for MVSRKWDVRLLDQILERLVKTVDNSKGEIFQISEHCRQDYQSIVDELKSIKLMVLQTIDTGDKLETKVRMARKRLSEVSKDFTKYSEAEVRGAYEQAHQLQTELTMNRQEEKQLRERRDELERRLVGLQETIDQADRLASQITVVLKYLTSDLKVFGEVIEDAKRKQDFGIRIIEAQEEERKRISREIHDGPAQMLANVLMRSDLVDRVFRERGAKEALNEIKSLKQMVRSALYEVRKIIYDLRPMALDDLGLIPTLKKYVHTVEDYNKVKINFSFIGEEKRLPSKLEVALFRMIQESIQNAIKHAEASEITVKVEFRCGKVNASIRDNGKGFDINQHKSDSSFGIMGMKERIELLEGNFSIDSKIGEGTHVLIQVPLEIANYV
- a CDS encoding TIGR03826 family flagellar region protein, which encodes MPELSNCPNCDKLFVKSAFRDVCDECFKEEEKQFETVYTFIRQRENRTATLVQVVEGTGVPEKQIIKFIKKGRLQLSKFPSLTYPCEKCSTPIREGKLCNNCQTKLRSQIEELKKEQERIEEKEKRERTVTYHTNEKRK
- the flgL gene encoding flagellar hook-associated protein FlgL; the encoded protein is MRITQSMLANNSLRHLSESYARLGKYQDQLSTGNKISRPSDDPVVAMKGMNYRSNLGQIEQYQRNLSEVYLWMDNSEAGIDQTNSALQRIRELVIQGKNGTLSEDDKQAVSKEIEQMKLDIMSVANTKVSGRYIFNGTDVDIAPVKNDPVLGIQVSINTEPYQVEISNGVRLTANVNAQNIFSQGLFDTIQSIEDTLKGTGTGDLDQLLGDLDGHLETLNAERSELGARYNRLEMVESRIGQQEVMANKILSDNEDVDIERVITDLMVQESVHRAALGVGSRIIQPTLLDFLR
- a CDS encoding response regulator — protein: MTNIVIIDDHQLFREGVKRILEFEPSFRVVAEGDDGEDALELVQKHRPDVVIMDINMPNINGVEATRRLIEASPEAKVIILSIHDDETYVTHALKTGAMGYLLKEMDADALIEAVKVVADGGSYLHPKVTHNLVNEYRRLATEEDDSSYQVNFTEVQRPLHLLTRRECEVLQMLADGKSNRGIGEALFISEKTVKNHVSNILQKMNVNDRTQAVVVAIKNGWVEVR
- a CDS encoding ComF family protein; its protein translation is MNMITDLFQQLRYPDCLFCHQKRQTEASWTALVYGDHSVLCGDCEEKLEPLSGELCATCSRPLAMLAPAYRKGHICYDCFRWEEDPEWKGVLRINESLFLYNEFLKEIISQYKFRGDYALANIFKRGINLKIKQLKPDLIVPIPLSKERLQERGFNQAEGILIEAGGLTFSSLLTRQHSEKQSKKARDERLLQENIFQWSSDQSITDKSVLILDDIYTTGATIRHAAKILKYYGAKEVLSLTIARG
- the flgM gene encoding flagellar biosynthesis anti-sigma factor FlgM, which gives rise to MKIHNFGSPGMNPYKQTIAKQESILKQQPKGSDKIEISHTAKELQQQSTFVVDRQKKIEAIQTQIQNGTYKVEPEKVAKSLVDFFRNHKN
- the flgK gene encoding flagellar hook-associated protein FlgK; translation: MPSTFHGLETAKRAMFTQQSALYTTGHNVANANTPGYSRQRVEFTQTEPYPSAAMNRPDYPGQLGSGVKAGSIQRIRESFLDVQYRGENSKVGYWGTKADALQKMEEILNEPSESGLSHTIDQFWQSLQDLAVNPTNAGARSVVRQRGIALAETFNYLSDSLNGIKTDLKTEIGIAKDKVNSLLDQISQVNAQIASVEPHGYLPNDLYDKRDLLIDELSSMVKINVDYVESGGDPAPGAMGQAVVKLANEAGGDMAVLVGPAGYNEIDITFGGPNGSVDFVKVGGKQIAFTDFDSQGQLKGLIEGFGYQDAAGLEAGTFPKMLAELDNLAFTFATEFNKVHAAGMGPNEIAAKTNSNINFFADNVDVNGAITSRDGFASRIGISQEILDSLDNIANAVQTNPGAPDGQAEADLGDMTNVLNLADVFNVDFDYGLNNEKASLRTYYESVIGDMAVESQEATRLSQNSGVLRQAVEERRMSASSVSLDEEMTNMIKFQHAYNAAARMITLTDEMLDKIINGMGTGGR
- a CDS encoding flagellar protein FlgN; the protein is MSEQALQTQLEKMLQLHEELLALSQQKTEAVKKGDMENLQQILKQEQKLILELDRAEKERQAASQTIVPLVENPALEDCLPYLSHEQQDRLSNLKERLKAVIAQIEIQNNLNYELIQQSLQFIHVSLNLFRPKEESINYGPPKGHKPKVTVPAGMFQTKA